In a genomic window of Leishmania mexicana MHOM/GT/2001/U1103 complete genome, chromosome 30:
- a CDS encoding 2-oxoglutarate dehydrogenase, e3 component,lipoamidedehydrogenase-like protein, producing the protein MGPGDRAAHSVEATACARWQRMGRSRRKRLEGPQKPRQHSCRTDRTFFPRSPSQPTHTVGATVALGPSLPFFTKQLAAVGREPEPANSSLILTWYQLPASSCPPRCTSPAVASSLSFSPLSRVKMLFRSSVPRNVPFPVLRSAGAFPRVDLCIIGGGPGGIAAAMRAIGYGKSVCIVEAGRVGGADLWGGTVPSKMMYEIAHFAASLTDPEFVRDLVRSDQMQSIVDSIPSERITQLLQKTCAEKEREYRAFLEASGVQLIEGKATFANPNEIDIHTEGTGEYRSLQADNIVIATGAIPRSHAFAKCDHKHILNSTDVFQLPIPASMVVIGAGAMGCEVASMFAKLGRTKVRLVDKASRILPKEDEDVASYVQSHLIRRGVVIHQSCRLFDLEAGEEDCRYSLRDIFSGDIETYHAERVMVAVGRKPNLEALGLENTKMRVENGQLDCDEYGRCKPYKHIYCIGDATGRQKTVNVAQTAGQAVVDTMFGCSPKLSVGNNALANIATDMFLEDEVASIGLSEKQCRARGIGYIVARLEYKHLTRSIVMGAKDGFVKMIVTNDREKRVLGVRAVGPHAGSVVEVASLPILKNESVYAMLKHNPAYPSLVSGVIECAAMLVGRGARCSNVVEGISIKSWTPADKA; encoded by the coding sequence ATGGGGCCTGGTGACAGGGCTGCCCATAGCGTGGAGGCGACCGCATGCGCTCGGTGGCAGAGAATGGGCAGGTCGAGGCGAAAACGTCTCGAGGGACCTCAAAAGCCTCGCCAGCACTCTTGTAGAACTGACCGCACTTTTTTCCCCCGCTCTCCGTCTCagcccacgcacaccgttGGTGCCACCGTTGCTCTCGgtccctctctgcctttctTCACCAAGCAACTCGCCGCGGTGGGGAGAGAGCCAGAGCCGGCCAATTCGTCTTTGATCCTTACCTGGTACCAGTTACCAGCCTCGTCTTGTCCGCCTCGCTGCACCTCCCCCGCCGTCGCGTCATCCTTATctttttctcctctctcAAGAGTGAAGATGTTGTTCCGCTCTTCTGTTCCGCGTAATGTGCCGTTCCCTGTGCTCCGCAGCGCTGGGGCCTTTCCTCGGGTGGACCTCTGCATCATTGGAGGCGGCCCCGGCGGCATCGCAGCTGCCATGCGCGCCATCGGCTATGGCAAATCGGTCTGTATCGTCGAGGCCGGCCGTGTCGGTGGCGCGGACTTATGGGGCGGGACTGTGCCGTCTAAAATGATGTATGAGATCGCCCACTTCGCGGCCTCCCTGACGGACCCGGAGTTTGTGCGGGACTTGGTGAGGTCGGATCAGATGCAGAGTATTGTCGACAGCATCCCCAGCGAGCGcatcacgcagctgctgcagaagaCGTGTGCGGAGAAGGAACGCGAGTATCGCGCATTCTTGGAGGCATCTGGGGTGCAGCTGATTGAAGGTAAGGCAACATTTGCCAATCCGAACGAAATCGACATCCACACGGAGGGCACGGGCGAGTATCGCTCTCTTCAAGCCGACAACATTGTCATCGCGACCGGTGCAATCCCGCGCAGCCACGCCTTTGCCAAGTGCGACCACAAGCACATCCTGAACTCCACTGACGTCTTTCAGCTGCCGATACCGGCGAGTATGGTGGTGATCGGCGCCGGGGCGATGGGGTGCGAGGTGGCGTCGATGTTCGCCAAGCTGGGGCGCACCAAAGTCCGCTTGGTCGACAAGGCCTCACGTATTCTTCCgaaagaggacgaggacgtcgCGTCGTATGTACAGAGCCACCTCATCCGTCGTGGCGTCGTCATTCACCAGAGCTGCCGACTTTTCGACCTGGAGGCTGGCGAGGAGGACTGCCGGTACTCTTTGCGCGACATCTTCAGCGGAGACATCGAGACCTACCACGCCGAGCGCGtcatggtggcggtgggacGCAAGCCCAACCTTGAGGCACTGGGTCTGGAGAACACGAAGATGCGGGTCGAGAACGGGCAGCTCGACTGCGACGAGTACGGCCGCTGCAAACCGTACAAGCACATCTACTGCATCGGAGACGCTACAGGGAGGCAGAAGACGGTAAACGTTGCCCAAACGGCAGGTCAGGCAGTTGTGGACACCATGTTTGGCTGCTCCCCCAAACTGAGTGTGGGCAACAATGCACTCGCGAACATTGCGACCGACATGTTCCTGGAGGATGAGGTGGCAAGCATCGGCCTAAGCGAGAAGCAGTGTCGTGCGAGGGGCATTGGCTACATTGTGGCGAGGCTCGAGTACAAGCACCTCACCCGCTCCATCGTGATGGGCGCGAAGGACGGGTTTGTGAAGATGATCGTGACAAATGACCGCGAAAAGCGCGTGttgggtgtgcgtgccgtgGGGCCGCATGCCGGCTCCGTCGTGGAGGTGGCCTCTTTGCCGATCCTCAAAAACGAGTCCGTGTACGCGATGCTCAAGCACAACCCCGCCTACCCGTCGCTGGTGTCAGGGGTGATAGAGTGCGCGGCGATGCTGGTCGGTCGCGGTGCGCGGTGCTCAAACGTGGTGGAGGGCATCTCCATAAAGAGCTGGACCCCTGCCGACAAGGCGTAA
- a CDS encoding serine/threonine protein phosphatase pp1(5.9),putative — protein sequence MGGLSKVEVIISKLLLSPTHNTAAPKRDANSPPSSFARQSRLQAFQAETAAAAAAAAPKADSTNRTGHTRGRSSSGISDPREFATGEMTEEEVVYLVMESRKLFMSQPMLIEIGAPVNVCGDVHGQYHDLLRLFELGGYPPDSNYIFLGDYVDRGEQSLETVCLLLAYKLNFPDNFFLLRGNHESSSINRIYGFFDECKRRYSVKLWKLFTDTFNCMPVAGLIDGRILCMHGGLSPELHSLDQIRCILRPSDVPDSGLICDLLWSDPADDPITGFGENDRGVSWTFGENVVENITQALDLDLICRAHQVAEEGYKFFAKRRLLTVFSAPNYCGEFNNYGAFLCVDENLMCSVKQLVPLFEMDDFE from the coding sequence ATGGGTGGGCTTTCAAAGGTAGAGGTCATTATCAgcaagctgctgctgagcccGACCCACAACACGGCCGCGCCGAAACGAGATGCGAATAGCCCTCCCTCGTCCTTTGCAAGACAGTCGCGGCTGCAGGCCTTCCAGGCAGaaacggcagctgcagccgcggctgcggcacccAAGGCAGATTCGACCAATCGCACCGGTCACACTCGAGGCCGCAGCAGTAGCGGCATCTCCGACCCGCGGGAGTTCGCGACGGGGGagatgacggaggaggaggtggtgtaCCTCGTGATGGAGTCGCGAAAGTTGTTCATGTCGCAGCCGATGCTGATTGAGATCGGGGCCCCGGTGAACGTGTGCGGCGATGTGCACGGACAATATCAtgacctgctgcgcctgttCGAGCTTGGCGGCTACCCGCCGGATAGTAACTACATCTTCCTCGGCGACTACGTTGACCGTGGTGAGCAGTCGCTAGAAACCGTTTGTCTGCTGCTCGCCTACAAGCTGAACTTCCCCGACAACTTTTTCCTTCTCCGTGGCAACcacgagagcagcagcatcaatCGAATCTATGGCTTCTTCGACGAGTGCAAGCGGCGCTACAGCGTCAAGCTCTGGAAGCTTTTCACTGACACCTTCAACTGCATGCCGGTAGCCGGTCTCATCGACGGACGCATTTTGTGCATGCACGGCGGCCTTAGCCCGGAGCTGCACAGCCTAGATCAAATCCGTTGCATCCTGCGGCCATCTGATGTGCCGGATAGCGGCCTCATCTGCGACCTGCTCTGGTCGGACCCCGCCGATGACCCGATCACCGGCTTTGGCGAGAACGACCGCGGCGTGTCATGGACCTTTGGCGAGAACGTGGTGGAGAACATCACTCAGGCGCTGGACCTGGACCTGATCTGCCGTGCGCACCAAGTCGCAGAAGAGGGCTACAAGTTCTTCGCGAAGCGAAGACTCCTGACCGTCTTCTCGGCCCCCAACTACTGTGGCGAGTTCAACAACTACGGGGCCTTCCTGTGCGTCGATGAAAACCTCATGTGCAGCGTGAAGCAGCTCGTGCCGCTCTTCGAGATGGACGACTTCGAGTGA
- a CDS encoding RNA polymerase ii largest subunit, with protein sequence MSGGAPLPPSQMALQKVHEVQFEVFKEAQIKAYAKCIIEHAKSYEHGQPVRGGINDLRMGTTDFEYSCETCGLKHPECPGHFGYVELAEPIFNINVFDVVLIALKCVCKYCGALLMDTNDPSEMKKIAHLQGLNRLRMVAKLCGSVCKRTKDIQGCEGKGRQPRIGRFVGIYPGLQIKVTQEEQDYVWHAENARQVLDRVSDSDALIMGFDPRFCHPRDLILTVLPIPPPQVRPAVAFGSAKSDDELTHQIMSIVKRNIQLRKDKESGVKAAVDRSRALLQEHVATFFNNASTYYKPAKVGDTKKLKSLTERLKGKYGRLRGNLMGKRVDFSARTVITGDPNIDVDEVGVPFSVAMTLTFPERVNVINRKRLTEFVQRTVYPSANYIIRPNGNVTKLALVKDRSAVHLDVGDVVERHVIDGDVVLFNRQPTLHRMSMMGHRVRVLNYNTFRLNLSCTTPYNADFDGDEMNLHVPQSLLTKAELIEMMMVPKNFVSPNKSAPCMGIVQDSLLGSYRLTDKDTFVDKYFIQSVALWLDLWELPIPAILKPRPLWTGKQIFSLILPEVNHPASPYDKPPFPHNDKKIMIQRGQLLVGAITKGVVGAAPGSLIHVIFNERGSDEVAKFINGVQRITTYFNYCFAFSVGVQDTVADATTLKEMNNVLHKTRQSVEKIGAAANNGKLTRKAGMSLLQSFEADVNSALNKCREEAAKKALSNVRRTNSFKVMIEAGSKGSDLNICQIAVFVGQQNVAGSRIPFGFRRRTLPHFMLDDYGETSRGMATRGYVEGLQPHEFYFHTMAGREGLIDTAVKTSDTGYLQRKLVKALEDVHASYDGTVRNANQELIQLAYGEDGLDGARIEGNQAFPIPHMTNSEMAEKYRYEYNDEGSFSENMGGHYMDPFVRDSLLRDPQSVLKLQEEFDQLMKDRAMSRLVIDMEDKNKLKMNLPVNVARLIQNARTTMGKRSQVSNLNPITVINRVRELQEDLVQLFPSYHKDYNGRFVNVLSQQRVARALTLFGIHLRQILGSKRVLKEYKLNDKAFEYLLKEIRTKYQQSLITPGEIIGAIAAQSCGEPATQMTLNTFHNAGISSKNVTLGVPRLLELLNVSKNQRNASVAVCLIREYQKRNKAQEAQQFIEYCTLANITTTVQIIYDPDPRNTVVAEDEEMIRWEQAVMNEEDEEPDAEQPPSPFIARLILDNDLFNDKRLNMKDVKSAVRQVDDTYMVQANMENDGQRIVRLRPRKCTGADSVPALTKAVAQLLQSVHLRGIPGIKKTLLKEGNTFRVDPETGGIKNESSWMVDTEGTALQRIFVGVVNSEGKNIIDFSKTSSNKIPEVVTVLGIEAARRKLLSELREAYLAYGLNINYRHYTILVDTMCQRGYLMAVSRTGINRSETSGPLMRCSFEETVKVLMTAAAFGEKDPVRGVSANLVLGNQARIGTGLFDLMLDMSKLQHVVPLDKATEARTSNVYHTDASVAPGSSTLQASHGELPPSTVHENSSLAAGASSVYPRHERAGMYGGIPIEASEVQFSSALSTVMGTVLAASNTTDYHSSHHLSGASTYLASSALPSASALDTELSSYHLQSVARSTAYGYAPMAASGMRMLGSAQLSVGEGGSMPYPYEASNGERFGSLGGAASSRASAPYDPTQQPSQEFSPTEEQEEP encoded by the coding sequence ATGTCGGGTGGTGCGCCACTCCCGCCTTCGCAGATGGCGCTGCAGAAGGTGCATGAGGTTCAGTTTGAGGTGTTCAAGGAGGCGCAGATCAAGGCCTATGCCAAGTGCATCATCGAGCATGCCAAGTCCTACGAGCACGGCCAGCCGGTGCGGGGCGGCATCAACGACCTGCGGATGGGCACGACAGACTTCGAGTACAGCTGCGAGACCTGCGGGCTGAAGCATCCGGAATGCCCCGGCCACTTTGGCTACGTGGAGCTGGCCGAGCCGATCTTCAACATCAACGTATTTGACGTTGTGCTGATCGCGCTGAAGTGTGTCTGCAAGTactgcggcgcgctgctgatggACACAAATGACCCGTCAGAGATGAAGAAGATCGCGCACCTGCAGGGCCTCAACCGCCTGCGCATGGTCGCCAAGCTCTGCGGCAGCGTGTGCAAGCGGACCAAGGACATCCAGGGCTGTGAGGGCAAGGGCCGCCAGCCGCGCATCGGCCGCTTCGTTGGTATCTACCCAGGTCTGCAGATCAAGGTTACTCAGGAGGAGCAGGATTATGTGTGGCATGCCGAGAACGCGCGGCAGGTGCTGGACCGCGTCTCGGACAGCGATGCCCTCATCATGGGCTTCGACCCGCGCTTCTGCCACCCGCGCGACCTGATCCTCACAGTGCTGCCGATCCCCCCGCCGCAGGTCCGCCCCGCCGTCGCCTTCGGCTCGGCTAAGTCGGATGATGAGCTCACCCACCAAATCATGTCCATTGTGAAGCGCAACATTCAACTGCGCAAGGACAAGGAGTCCGGCGTCAAAGCCGCCGTGGACCGCTCGCGTGCACTTCTGCAGGAGCACGTTGCCACTTTCTTCAACAATGCCTCCACCTACTACAAGCCCGCCAAGGTCGGCGACACCAAGAAGCTTAAGTCACTGACGGAGCGGCTGAAGGGGAAGTACGGCCGGCTGCGCGGCAACTTGATGGGCAAGCGTGTAGACTTTTCGGCCCGTACGGTCATCACCGGCGACCCAAACATCGATGTCGATGAAGTCGGCGTACCGTTCTCGGTCGCCATGACGCTGACCTTCCCGGAGCGGGTGAACGTGATTAACAGGAAGCGTCTGACGGAGTTTGTGCAGCGCACCGTTTACCCTTCCGCCAACTACATCATCCGGCCGAACGGCAACGTGACGAAGCTGGCCCTCGTGAAGGATcgcagcgccgtccaccTCGATGTTGGCGACGTGGTCGAGCGCCACGTCATCGACGGCGACGTTGTGCTTTTCAACCGGCAGCCGACGCTGCACCGCATGAGTATGATGGGGCACCGTGTCCGCGTGCTCAACTACAACACCTTTCGCCTGAACCTGTCCTGCACGACGCCGTACAACGCCGATTTCGACGGCGATGAGATGAACCTGCATGTTCCGCAGTCGCTGCTCACTAAGGCGGAGCTGATTGAGATGATGATGGTACCCAAGAACTTCGTGTCGCCGAACAAGTCGGCGCCCTGCATGGGCATCGTGCAAGACAGCCTGCTCGGCAGCTACCGTCTTACCGACAAGGACACCTTTGTCGACAAGTACTTTATTCAGAGCGTGGCGCTCTGGCTGGATCTGTGGGAACTGCCGATCCCGGCCATCCTGAAGCCGCGTCCACTCTGGACCGGAAAGCAAATCTTCTCGCTCATCCTGCCGGAGGTCAATCACCCCGCCTCCCCGTACGACAAGCCGCCCTTCCCGCACAACGACAAGAAGATTATGATCCAGCGTGGCCAGCTGCTGGTTGGCGCCATCACGAagggcgtcgtcggcgccgccccgGGGTCGCTTATCCACGTCATCTTCAACGAGCGCGGCTCCGATGAGGTGGCCAAGTTCATCAACGGCGTGCAGCGGATCACGACGTACTTCAACTACTGCTTTGCCTTCTCGGTCGGCGTGCAGGACACCGTGGCCGATGCGACGACGCTGAAAGAGATGAATAACGTGCTGCACAAGACGCGCCAATCCGTCGAGAAgatcggcgccgctgcgaacAACGGCAAGCTGACGCGCAAGGCTGGcatgtcgctgctgcagtcctTCGAGGCAGATGTGAACAGTGCCCTGAACAAGTGTcgtgaggaggcggcgaagaaggcgctgAGTAACGTCCGCCGCACAAACAGCTTCAAGGTCATGATCGAGGCCGGAAGCAAGGGTAGTGACCTGAATATTTGCCAGATCGCCGTGTTCGTCGGCCAGCAAAACGTCGCCGGTAGTCGCATCCCCTTCGGCTTCCGTCGACGCACGCTGCCGCACTTCATGTTGGACGACTACGGTGAGACGTCTCGTGGCATGGCGACGCGCGGGTACGTGGAagggctgcagccgcacgagTTTTACTTCCACACCATGGCAGGGCGCGAAGGGCTCATCGACACAGCCGTCAAGACGTCCGACACCGGATACCTGCAGCGCAAGCTCGtgaaggcgctggaggacgtGCACGCCTCCTACGACGGCACGGTGCGGAATGCGAACCAGGAGCTCATTCAGTTGGCGTACGGCGAAGACGGTCTGGACGGTGCCCGTATTGAGGGCAACCAGGCCTTCCCGATCCCGCACATGACGAACAGTGAGATGGCTGAGAAGTACCGCTACGAGTACAACGACGAGGGCAGCTTCTCCGAGAACATGGGCGGCCATTACATGGATCCGTTTGTGCGcgactcgctgctgcgcgacccGCAGAGTGTGTTGAAGTTGCAGGAGGAGTTTGACCAGCTGATGAAGGATCGCGCGATGTCGCGCCTCGTTATCGACATGGAGGACAAGAACAAGCTCAAGATGAACCTGCCCGTGAATGTCGCGCGGCTTATCCAgaacgcgcgcacgacgatGGGTAAACGCAGTCAGGTGTCCAATCTGAACCCGATAACTGTGATCAACCGCGTgcgggagctgcaggaggaccTCGTGCAGCTGTTTCCATCCTACCACAAGGATTACAACGGCCGCTTCGTGAATGTGCTGAgccagcagcgcgtggcgCGGGCCCTAACGCTCTTTGGCATTCACCTGCGCCAGATCCTCGGCTCGAAGCGGGTGTTGAAGGAGTACAAGCTGAACGACAAGGCGTTTGAGTACCTGCTGAAGGAGATCCGCACGAAGTACCAGCAGTCCCTCATCACCCCTGGTGAGATCATTGGGGCCATTGCCGCGCAGTCGTGCGGCGAGCCCGCGACCCAGATGACGCTGAATACCTTCCACAACGCCGGGATTTCGTCCAAGAACGTGACCCTCggcgtgccgcggctgctggagctgctgaatGTGAGCAAGAACCAGCGCAACGCCAGCGTGGCCGTCTGCCTGATCCGCGAGTACCAGAAACGCAacaaggcgcaggaggcgcagcagttTATCGAGTACTGCACGCTGGCGAATATAACAACAACAGTGCAGATCATATACGACCCCGACCCGCGCAACACCGTCGTggccgaggacgaggagatgATCCGGTGGGAACAGGCGGTGATGAatgaggaggacgaggagccGGACGCGGagcagccgccgtcgccctTCATTGCACGCCTCATCCTTGACAACGACCTCTTCAACGACAAGCGGCTTAACATGAAAGATGTGAAGAGCGCGGTCCGGCAGGTGGACGACACCTACATGGTGCAGGCGAACATGGAGAACGACGGCCAGCGCAttgtgcggctgcgtccgCGCAAGTGCACCGGGGCGGACTCCGTACCAGCGCTCACGAAGgcggtcgcgcagctgctgcagagcgtGCACCTACGCGGTATCCCCGGCATCAAGAAGACGCTGCTGAAGGAAGGCAACACGTTCCGCGTCGACCCCGAGACGGGCGGGATCAAGAACGAATCGAGCTGGATGGTGGACACAGAGggcacggcgctgcagcgcatcttCGTTGGCGTCGTGAACAGCGAGGGAAAGAACATCATCGACTTCTCCAAGACCAGTAGCAACAAGATCCCTgaggtggtgacggtgctgggcatcgaggcggcgcggcgcaagCTGCTCTCCGAGCTGCGGGAGGCCTACCTCGCCTACGGGCTAAACATCAACTACCGCCACTACACCATCCTCGTCGACACCATGTGCCAGCGCGGTTACCTGATGGCCGTCAGCCGCACTGGCATCAACCGCAGCGAGACATCCGGGCCGCTGATGCGGTGCTCCTTCGAGGAAACTGTGAAGGTGCTCATGACAGCAGCCGCGTTTGGCGAGAAGGATCCGGTGCGTGGCGTGTCTGCGAACCTCGTGCTCGGAAATCAGGCCCGCATCGGCACCGGCTTGTTTGACCTTATGCTGGACATGAGCAAGCTGCAGCACGTGGTGCCGCTCGATAAGGCGACTGAGGCACGAACCTCCAACGTGTACCACACCGACGCATCCGTCGCACCGGGCTCCTCGACGCTGCAGGCGTCGCACGgcgagctgccgccgtcgactGTGCACGAGAACAGCTCTcttgccgccggcgcctcctccgtgtaCCCGCGACATGAGAGGGCTGGCATGTACGGCGGCATCCCGATCGAGGCGAGCGAGGTGCAGTTCAGCAGTGCTCTGTCGACGGTGATGGGAACGGTCTTGGCTGCATCGAACACGACCGATTACCACAGCAGTCACCACCTCTCTGGTGCTTCGACGTACctggcgtcgtcggcgctgccAAGCGCAAGCGCGCTTGATACCGAGCTGTCCTCCTACCACCTGCAGTCAGTCGCCCGCTCCACTGCGTACGGTTACGCACCCATGGCGGCCTCTGGAATGCGTATGCTCGGTAGTGCTCAGCTGTCCGTCGGTGAGGGCGGCAGCATGCCATACCCGTACGAAGCGTCGAACGGTGAGCGCTTCGGCTCCCTCGGTGGCGCGGCTAGCTCACGGGCGAGTGCGCCCTACGACCCCACCCAGCAGCCGTCTCAGGAATTCTCGCCAAccgaggagcaggaggagccGTGA
- a CDS encoding putative calreticulin gives MAQRAMLAAIVGVLVLCVYLVQAEIFFHEEFNTIDGWVRSEHVSDYGDVGLSVGEIHVDAEREQGLKLMEDGKFYAVSKKLPKAVSNDGKPLVVSFSVKSEQRLTCGGTYLKFFSDLNQKDLHGDSAYWLMFGPDTCGSNNRLQFILNYNGTNHLWKRLWRPKNDKATHVYTVEIAPNNTYQLYVDGVHIQEGSLAEEWDMLPPKTIPDPKDEKPADWVDDMMMDDPSDTKPEDWDNEPAIITDPEAVKPADWDDEEDGVWEAPKIPNPNYRGAWKPRRINNPNYKGKWVAKQIPNPVYQEDPNLYKAPAPLQYVGIDVWQVEGGSIFDNIIIGDSLEEVLEVVKSTYGAMAEKERDLIQAEEAKKAAEAADEKPNVDEHADHTPDEGDSKDDEDL, from the coding sequence ATGGCGCAGCGGGCGATGTTGGCCGCCATCGTTGGCGTGCTGGTTCTCTGCGTATACCTTGTGCAGGCGGAGATCTTCTTCCACGAGGAGTTCAACACCATAGATGGGTGGGTGCGGTCGGAGCACGTGAGCGACTACGGCGACGTCGGGCTCTCGGTGGGTGAGATTCACGTGgatgcggagagggagcaggGCTTGAAGCTCATGGAGGACGGCAAGTTCTACGCGGTCTCGAAGAAGCTGCCGAAAGCAGTTTCCAACGACGGCAAGCCGTTGGTTGTCTCCTTCTCCGTGAAGAGCGAGCAGAGGCTTACGTGCGGCGGCACCTACCTCAAGTTCTTCTCCGATCTGAACCAGAAGGACTTACACGGCGATTCTGCGTACTGGCTGATGTTCGGCCCCGACACCTGTGGCTCCAACAACCGTCTGCAGTTCATCTTGAACTACAACGGCACAAACCACCTGTGGAAGAGACTGTGGAGGCCGAAGAACGACAAGGCCACTCACGTCTACACGGTTGAGATCGCGCCAAACAACACGTACCAGTTGTACGTCGACGGCGTGCACATCCAGGAAGGGTCGTTGGCGGAGGAGTGGGACATGCTGCCGCCAAAGACCATCCCTGACCCGAAGGATGAGAAGCCGGCGGACTGGGTGGATGACATGATGATGGACGATCCGTCTGACACGAAGCCGGAGGACTGGGACAACGAGCCGGCCATCATCACCGACCCCGAGGCTGTGAAGCCGGCGGATTGggacgatgaggaggacggcgTGTGGGAGGCCCCGAAGATTCCGAACCCGAACTACCGCGGTGCGTGGAAGCCGCGCCGAATCAATAACCCCAACTACAAGGGCAAGTGGGTGGCGAAGCAGATCCCGAACCCGGTTTACCAGGAGGATCCGAACCTGTAcaaggcgccggcgccgctacAGTACGTCGGTATCGATGTCTGGCAGGTGGAGGGCGGCAGCATCTTCGATAACATAATCATTGGTGACAGCCttgaggaggtgctggaggtggtgaagagCACGTACGGCGCCAtggcagagaaggagagagatcTCATccaggcggaggaggcgaagaaggcagcggaggcggcagacgAGAAGCCGAATGTGGACGAGCACGCTGACCACACGCCAGACGAAGGCGACAGCAAGGATGATGAGGACCTGTAA
- a CDS encoding ubiquinol-cytochrome-c reductase-like protein, which translates to MYSNPSSSLSLSIFSASLHANNLGGGAQTGYLPCLTAMVSRQLTAQLSLIRPIFQKSASLFDCPAMASDPVDIKLDLEKECLANECAKKVVAYNACLERIKTVSPEKEPHCYNQYFAIVHCVDVCVDPKLWPTLK; encoded by the coding sequence ATGTACTCCAacccctcttcctcgctctccctctccatttTCTCCGCTTCCCTCCACGCTAACAAcctgggcggcggcgcacaaaCGGGATACCTTCCCTGTCTCACGGCGATGGTTTCGAGGCAGCTCACGGCGCAGCTCTCTTTAATTCGTCCCATATTTCAGAAGTCCGCCAGCCTTTTCGACTGTCCCGCCATGGCGTCCGATCCGGTAGACATCAAGCTGGACCTCGAGAAGGAGTGCCTGGCGAACGAGTGTGCCAAGAAGGTGGTGGCGTACAACGCGTGCCTGGAACGCATCAAGACGGTCAGCCCCGAGAAGGAGCCGCACTGCTACAACCAGTACTTTGCCATCGTGCACTGCGTAGACGTGTGCGTCGACCCGAAGCTGTGGCCGACGCTCAAGTAA